One genomic window of Luteitalea pratensis includes the following:
- a CDS encoding 50S ribosomal protein L25: MDTTLEAVARESRGKNEARRLRVAGQIPAVVYGGGQDPQAVAVSPKELSRLLHSESGLNTLIDLQVAGASTKVIVKAYLLQPVTHQLLHADFYRVDLTRKVHVKVAVRLHGEPRGVKVQGGVLDFVHREIEVETLPAEIPEHIDIDVSGMMIGDGVHVRDVAKDQKWTALSPADMLLVHVVTARVGAEEAAPVAVAEPEVAKKGKPDAKEK; this comes from the coding sequence ATGGATACGACCCTCGAAGCAGTCGCCCGCGAGTCCCGCGGCAAGAATGAGGCCCGCCGCCTGCGCGTGGCCGGCCAGATTCCCGCGGTGGTATACGGTGGCGGCCAGGATCCGCAGGCCGTGGCCGTCAGCCCGAAGGAGCTCTCGCGGCTCCTGCACTCGGAGTCTGGGCTCAACACCCTCATCGATCTCCAGGTGGCCGGCGCGAGCACGAAGGTGATCGTCAAGGCCTACTTGCTGCAGCCGGTCACCCACCAGTTGCTGCACGCCGACTTCTACCGCGTCGACCTGACCAGGAAGGTCCACGTGAAGGTGGCGGTCCGCCTGCACGGCGAGCCGCGCGGCGTGAAGGTCCAGGGCGGTGTGCTCGACTTCGTGCATCGCGAGATCGAGGTCGAGACCCTTCCGGCCGAGATTCCCGAGCACATCGACATCGATGTATCCGGGATGATGATCGGCGACGGCGTGCACGTCCGCGACGTGGCCAAGGATCAGAAGTGGACCGCACTCAGCCCTGCTGACATGCTGCTGGTCCACGTGGTCACGGCCCGCGTTGGTGCCGAAGAGGCTGCGCCGGTGGCGGTCGCCGAGCCGGAAGTCGCCAAGAAGGGCAAGCCGGACGCGAAGGAGAAGTAG
- the pth gene encoding aminoacyl-tRNA hydrolase: MKLIVGLGNPGPKYRDTLHNVGFKAMDVLAARHGVAFESAPSDAYVARVRGVEGGLLLVKPLTFMNRSGGAVGDLLRFYKIPVEDLLVVLDEAALPAGQLRARSFGSAGGHNGLKSIIGVLGTEQFARLRIGVGRGDPRRDLADHVLSAIPPDLRPVVDEAVVKAADAVECFARDGIEKTMQVFNAPPPGGRDSTSLPPRGEP, translated from the coding sequence GTGAAGTTGATCGTGGGGCTCGGCAATCCCGGCCCGAAGTACCGGGACACCCTGCACAACGTCGGCTTCAAGGCGATGGACGTCCTGGCAGCGCGGCACGGGGTGGCCTTCGAGAGCGCCCCGTCCGATGCGTATGTCGCCCGTGTCCGCGGAGTCGAGGGCGGGCTGCTGCTGGTCAAGCCGCTCACGTTCATGAATCGCAGTGGCGGCGCCGTCGGCGACCTGCTGCGCTTCTACAAGATCCCCGTCGAGGACCTGCTCGTGGTGCTCGACGAGGCGGCCCTGCCCGCGGGTCAACTGCGGGCACGGTCATTCGGGTCGGCCGGGGGCCACAACGGCCTCAAGTCGATCATCGGCGTGCTCGGCACGGAGCAGTTCGCACGGCTCCGGATCGGGGTCGGACGCGGTGACCCGCGTCGTGACCTCGCCGATCACGTCCTGTCCGCGATACCACCGGATCTCCGGCCGGTCGTGGACGAAGCGGTCGTCAAGGCCGCAGACGCCGTCGAGTGCTTCGCACGCGACGGCATCGAGAAGACCATGCAGGTCTTCAACGCGCCGCCTCCGGGCGGGCGCGACTCCACCTCCTTGCCACCGCGGGGGGAGCCCTGA